In Aptenodytes patagonicus chromosome 22, bAptPat1.pri.cur, whole genome shotgun sequence, one DNA window encodes the following:
- the LOC143170201 gene encoding complement component receptor 1-like protein produces MALGWLCAVLLALPGAWGDCGQPPRFVFAEPSAPLEESYAIGATLKYKCRPGYTLARGKSPVITCLPSSLWSENPDFCIGKSCSPPDIMNGNFNYTTNLQFGATITYSCNTGYRLVGKPSAQCVLKDNEVAWDSIPYCESIPCLPPPVIENGQLIGGDRDFTFGMAVTYACNKGFDLIGDATIHCTMNDNFDGIWSGPAPACKMVRCKNPEVKNGRKLSGFGTEHRYKDTVTFECNPGHLLNGSSVVTCEADNNWNPPLPTCDPIYCGPAPHFPFAELTMAVGDSSLAGTKLMYRCKPGYTAASGKSSVVTCLSNTTWSADPDFCIRQQCTPLTIENGDVIADNFLFETVVTFTCHPGYELKGSSSAKCVVSGNGVDWDTASPYCERQPSHILCEEPPTVENGIHNGTKGTDFVYGSTVAYKCNDGFTLVGPAILQCIAGDQHRGVWSKPTPECRGQPSHILCEEPPTVENGIHNGTKGTDFVYGSTVAYKCNDGFTLVGPAILQCIAGDQHRGVWSKPTPECRDGANMITVGIFPLLLAMLVMNV; encoded by the exons ATGGCGCTGGGCTGGCTCTGCGCCGTGCTGCTGGCGCTGCCCGGCGCCTGGG GTGACTGCGGGCAGCCGCCGAGGTTCGTCTTTGCGGAGCCCTCCGCGCCCCTGGAGGAGTCCTATGCCATAGGGGCCACGCTGAAATACAAGTGCCGCCCGGGGTACACGCTCGCCAGGGGCAAGTCCCCCGTGATCAcctgcctccccagctccctctggTCGGAGAACCCCGACTTCTGCATCG GAAAGTCGTGCAGTCCACCGGACATCATGAATGGCAACTTTAACTACACGACCAACCTCCAGTTTGGGGCGACAATAACCTACAGCTGTAACACGGG gtACCGATTAGTTGGGAAGCCATCTGCACAATGTGTACTTAAAGACAATGAAGTTGCTTGGGATAGCATTCCATACTGTGAGA GTATTCCCTGTTTACCACCACCTGTGATCGAGAACGGGCAGCTCATCGGTGGGGACAGAGACTTCACCTTTGGCATGGCTGTAACCTACGCCTGTAACAAAGGTTTTGATCTTATTGGAGATGCCACAATTCACTGCACGATGAACGATAACTTCGATGGAATATGGAGCGGTCCAGCCCCTGCATGCAAAA TGGTCAGATGTAAAAATCCGGAAGTGAAAAATGGGAGAAAGCTATCTGGCTTTGGCACTGAGCACAGGTATAAAGATACGGTGACCTTTGAGTGTAATCCCGGTCACTTATTGAATGGTAGCAGTGTAGTTACTTGTGAAGCAGACAATAACTGGAATCCACCTCTGCCAACATGTGACCCAA TCTACTGTGGTCCTGCTCCACACTTCCCTTTCGCTGAGTTAACAATGGCTGTGGGTGACAGCTCTCTCGCTGGAACTAAGCTGATGTATCGGTGTAAACCGGGTTATACTGCAGCAAGTGGAAAGTCCTCTGTTGTCACTTGTCTGAGTAATACAACTTGGTCTGCAGACCCAGACTTCTGTATAC gaCAGCAATGTACTCCACTCACAATAGAGAACGGGGATGTGATTGCAGATAATTTCCTGTTTGAGACAGTTGTGACATTCACCTGTCATCCTGG GTATGAATTAAAGGGGTCATCTTCTGCCAAATGTGTGGTATCAGGAAATGGAGTTGATTGGGATACAGCATCTCCGTACTGTGAAA GACAGCCTTCTCACATTCTCTGTGAAGAGCCCCCCACGGTTGAAAATGGGATCCACAACGGCACAAAGGGCACAGACTTTGTCTACGGCTCCACTGTAGCTTATAAATGCAATGATGGCTTCACCCTTGTTGGACCGGCCATTCTTCAGTGTATTGCAGGAGATCAACACCGGGGAGTCTGGAGCAAGCCCACTCCTGAATGCAGAG GACAGCCTTCTCACATTCTCTGTGAAGAGCCCCCCACGGTTGAAAATGGGATCCACAACGGCACAAAGGGCACAGACTTTGTCTACGGCTCCACTGTAGCTTATAAATGCAATGATGGCTTCACCCTTGTTGGACCGGCCATTCTTCAGTGTATTGCAGGAGATCAACACCGGGGAGTCTGGAGCAAGCCCACTCCTGAATGCAGAG ATGGAGCGAACATGATCACTGTTG GaatcttccctctcctcctggcAATGCTGGTTATGAACGTCTAG
- the LOC143170213 gene encoding uncharacterized protein LOC143170213, with translation MGSGRRRSLLPAVLPPPLLLLLLLPLPPAAWGDCGPLPNISHAEPPEDTKHQGSFSVGSKVTYRCLTGYVKRPLLSDTIQCLANSQWSNLPEFCGRSCPSPPRVRFARISQEDEMQNFYAVDTMVKYICRPGYENTTDQLPTSTCLDDLTWSEVPELCRRKSCGIPANPEHGKVITNDHLFGAKADVVCNRGYTLKGASPLIWCSLRGGEVAWSQLPACRAISCPPPPAIPDGKHNGNGTEEFTYNSVVMYTCDPGLRLVGNETLRCTTENSVDGVWSGSPPECTVSTTAATNQTEPLEEKIAENPYWLASILIPSCIVPPVALGILAGIIMRWKDNKNHSYNMPLREHKMKGRDTLMHPKITDDEKQPVLWHSYFCRTTSCHVCPTCEERLHAALASHTEPTHRGCATCEDWLRAQPGTPRTYSVPSIGGGERRSPAGTSSPAEAADVLRGDGTGEAVPERSEAEQPMDHESNHHVCPICENWVRAHLGQRESHPAVPGERMGGPCQQDKGPRGPVCPPCADQLHLSLVHSDTASCPVCPLAGEGTLAHLVPCRTPGCHVCPVCAAPTHAHLCQPRRQAPDG, from the exons ATGGGCTCCGGGCGCCGCCGCTCGCTCCTGCCCGcggtgctgccgccgccgctgctgctgctgctgctgctgccgctgccgcccgcGGCGTGGG GTGACTGTGGGCCGTTGCCAAACATAAGCCACGCCGAGCCCCCGGAGGACACTAAACATCAGGGAAGCTTCAGTGTCGGCTCCAAAGTAACGTACAGATGCCTTACAGGTTACGTTAAACGCCCCTTGCTGTCAGATACGATACAGTGCCTTGCAAACTCCCAGTGGTCCAACCTCCCGGAGTTTTGTGGTC GTAGCTGTCCCAGTCCACCACGCGTGCGTTTTGCTAGAATATCACAAGAAGatgaaatgcagaatttttaCGCTGTTGATACGATGGTGAAGTATATTTGTCGCCCGGGCTATGAGAATACCACAGACCAGCTCCCCACCAGCACTTGTCTTGACGATTTAACGTGGTCAGAAGTTCCCGAGCTATGTCGGA GGAAATCTTGTGGTATTCCAGCAAATCCAGAACACGGCAAAGTTATTACAAATGATCATCTGTTTGGTGCAAAAGCAGACGTAGTTTGTAACCGTGG GTACACATTAAAGGGAGCGTCGCCTCTCATCTGGTGTTCCCTAAGGGGAGGTGAAGTTGCCTGGAGTCAACTTCCAGCTTGTCGGG cTATTTCTTGTCCTCCACCTCCAGCTATTCCCGATGGGAAGCACAATGGCAACGGTACGGAGGAGTTTACGTACAACTCAGTCGTGATGTACACGTGTGACCCTGGGCTCCGGCTTGTGGGAAATGAAACTCTTCGTTGTACAACAGAGAACAGCGTCGATGGCGTCTGGAGCGGGTCTCCTCCTGAATGCACGG tTAGCACTACGGCAGCGACAAACCAAACTGAACCCTTGGAAGAGAAGATAGCAGAGAATCCCTACTGGCTAG caaGTATCCTCATCCCTAGTTGCATTG TTCCCCCAGTAGCCCTTGGAATTCTAGCTGGGATCATCATGAGATGGAAAGACAATAAAAACCA CTCTTATAATATGCCTTTACGAGAGCACAAGATGAAGGGAAGGGATACACTGATGCACCCAAAGATAACGGATGATGAGAAGCAGCCCGTGCTGTGGCATTCCTATTTTTG CCGCACGACAAGTTGCCATGTGTGTCCCACCTGCGAAGAGCGGCTGCACGCTGCCCTGGCCTCCCACACCGAGCCCACGCACCGTGGCTGTGCCACCTGCGAGGACTGGCTGCGCGCCCAGCCCGGCACACCGCGCACCTACTCGGTCCCCAGCATCGGCGGCGGGGAGAGACGAAGCCCAGCAGGCACGAG ctctcctgccgAAGCTGCAGATGTGCTGAGGGGTGACGGCACAGGAGAAGCCGTTCCAGAGCGGAGCGAGGCAGAGCAGCCCATGGACCACGAAAG CAACCATCACGTCTGCCCCATCTGTGAGAACTGGGTGCGCGCCCACCTCGGCCAGCGTGAAAGCCATCCTGCGGTGCCTGGGGAGCGGATGGGGGGGCcctgccagcaggacaaggg CCCGCGGGGTCCCGTCTGCCCTCCCTGTGCCGACCAGCTGCACCTCTCCCTTGTCCACAGCGACACGGCAAGCTGCCCCGTGTGTCCCCTGGCCGGGGAGGGGACCCTGGCTCACCTCGTCCCCTGCCGCACCCCCGGCTGCCACGTCTGCCCCGTCTGCGCAGCGCCCACCCACGCGCACCTGTGCCAGCCCCGGCGCCAGGCACCCGACG GATGA